TGGTATTTGAAGAAAATCTCTATCCCCTTCATAGTACATTCTATCTATTACAGGACCTCCAGGATATCCTATTCCCAATACTCTTGCAACTTTATCACAACTTTCTCCAACTGCATCATCTAAAGTTCCACCTAAATTTACAAATTTATGATCTTCACCCATAAATACAATATTAGTATGCCCCCCTGAAACTACTAATGCTATACACGGAAGTTTTATATCATGCTCTAAAAAGTTAGCATATATATGTCCTTTAATATGATGTACTGGAATTATTGGTATATTATGAGCATATGATAATCCCTTTGCAAAAGAAACTCCAACTAATAATGCTCCTATAAGTCCTGGTGCATATGTTACTGCAATATAATCTACATCATCTAATGTTATTTGAGCTTCTGTTAATGCTTCATCTAAAATAGCTGCAATATTTTTAATATGTTGTCTTGAAGCAATTTCTGGAACTACTCCTCCATACTCTTTATGAATTGCTATTTGAGATGAAATTTTATTTGATAATATCTCTTTACCATCTTTTAAGACTGCTATGGAAGTTTCATCACATGAACTTTCAATTCCTAAAATAATCATAAATTTCCTCCTTTTTCTTATTACACTCTCTTGAGTATTATATCATTTTTTAAGGAAAAAATCTGTTTTTTCTAATTAACTTTTAAATTATATCTTTCAAATATAGCCTTAGCATTTTCAGTTCTCTCTTTTGAAAGTTCTTCTACCCCTTCAAGAGTATACTTCATTCCTAATTCTTTATATTTAAACTCTCCCAATCTATGATAAGGTAATATCTCTACTCTTTCAACATTATCTAAAGTAGATACATATTGTGCAAGTCTATCTAAAAGCTCATCATCATCTGTAATATTTGGTACTACTACATGTCTAATCCAAACTTTCTTTCCAATCTCTTTTAGATATTTAGCAAACTCAAGGGTATTTTTTAATTCTACTCTTGTCAATTCCTTATATATCTTTTCATCAATTGCCTTTATATCTAGTAAAACAAGATCTGTATATTCTAAAACCTCTTTAACTTTATCATTAAAAATATATCCTGAAGTATCAATAGCAGTATGTATCCCCTCTTCTTTGCATAATTTAAAAAGTTCTAAAATAAATTCAGCTTGAAGAAGAGGCTCTCCACCTGTTACAGTAACTCCTCCTTTTTTTCCAAAATACCCCTTATATTTTTTTATCTTCTCAAAGGTTTCTTTTGCAGATTCTTTTATCTTCCCCCCTGTTAAATTCCAAGTATCTGGGTTGTGACAAAATTTACATCTCAAAGGACAACCTTGTAAAAAAAGAACAAATCTTATTCCTGGTCCATCAACAGTTCCAAAACTCTCATATGAATGTATATTACCAATAATATTTTTATTTTCCATATTTCCCCCTTCATTAAATTTCAAAAAGGGGCAT
This is a stretch of genomic DNA from Fusobacterium varium. It encodes these proteins:
- the tsaD gene encoding tRNA (adenosine(37)-N6)-threonylcarbamoyltransferase complex transferase subunit TsaD; the encoded protein is MIILGIESSCDETSIAVLKDGKEILSNKISSQIAIHKEYGGVVPEIASRQHIKNIAAILDEALTEAQITLDDVDYIAVTYAPGLIGALLVGVSFAKGLSYAHNIPIIPVHHIKGHIYANFLEHDIKLPCIALVVSGGHTNIVFMGEDHKFVNLGGTLDDAVGESCDKVARVLGIGYPGGPVIDRMYYEGDRDFLQIPEPKVGEYDFSFSGIKTAVINFVNKMKMKGEEFKQEDLAASFLGKVVDILCKKTLKAAKDKNVKTIILAGGVAANSLLRSQLTEEAKKLGISVYYPSMKLCTDNAAMIAEAAYYKIKCVKNPEDCFAGLELNGIASLEVTKDMY
- the pflA gene encoding pyruvate formate lyase-activating protein gives rise to the protein MENKNIIGNIHSYESFGTVDGPGIRFVLFLQGCPLRCKFCHNPDTWNLTGGKIKESAKETFEKIKKYKGYFGKKGGVTVTGGEPLLQAEFILELFKLCKEEGIHTAIDTSGYIFNDKVKEVLEYTDLVLLDIKAIDEKIYKELTRVELKNTLEFAKYLKEIGKKVWIRHVVVPNITDDDELLDRLAQYVSTLDNVERVEILPYHRLGEFKYKELGMKYTLEGVEELSKERTENAKAIFERYNLKVN